A part of Micromonospora chersina genomic DNA contains:
- a CDS encoding nitroreductase/quinone reductase family protein gives MASSPRPPVERVRPPKAPYRVVNRLVRTLLSTPSRARRIGRHLLLLHVTGRRSGRQLVFPVAYRDNGDGRLLVLTNSPWRVNLRDRPDVAVTLLGRQRPARAHLVEDPDRVATVYRALIEAVGHQRAGRRMGIRINVPRTPTHEELAEAARRDRLALVYLDVEGGTR, from the coding sequence ATGGCATCCTCACCGCGACCGCCCGTCGAGCGGGTCCGTCCGCCGAAGGCTCCGTACCGGGTCGTCAACCGGCTCGTGCGCACGCTGCTGTCGACACCGTCCCGCGCCCGCCGGATCGGCCGGCACCTGCTCCTGCTGCACGTCACCGGCCGACGGTCGGGCCGCCAGCTGGTCTTCCCGGTGGCCTACCGGGACAACGGCGACGGCCGGCTGCTCGTCCTGACGAACTCGCCGTGGCGGGTCAACCTGCGCGACCGCCCGGACGTCGCCGTGACGCTGCTCGGCCGGCAGCGGCCGGCGCGGGCGCACCTCGTCGAGGACCCGGACCGCGTGGCCACGGTCTACCGTGCGCTCATCGAAGCGGTCGGGCACCAGCGCGCGGGCCGGCGGATGGGCATCCGGATCAACGTGCCCCGCACGCCCACCCACGAGGAACTCGCCGAGGCGGCACGCCGCGACCGCCTGGCCCTGGTCTACCTCGACGTCGAGGGCGGGACGCGATGA
- a CDS encoding SDR family oxidoreductase: MTAPVLVTGATGNVGGAVARSLHAAGTPIRVAGTDVAKLRRRFPDVPPARLDLLDPRTFDAALRGAGGLFLLRPPQIARVGPTLNALVDAAARHGVGHVVFASVTGADRNRLVPHHRVETHLRAAGLPYTILRPGFFAQNLADAYGRDIREDDRIYLPAGSGRAAFVDTRDLGDVAATVFADPVAHGGAAYALTGPQALDFDEVAALLTEVLGRPVRYQAASVGGYLRHLRRRGTPLTQALVQAVLHTGLRRGQAERVDPTLPRLLGRPPRTLRQYVQDHRDRWRTATG; encoded by the coding sequence ATGACCGCTCCGGTGCTGGTCACCGGGGCGACCGGGAACGTCGGCGGGGCGGTGGCCCGGTCACTGCACGCCGCCGGCACCCCGATCCGCGTCGCCGGCACCGACGTGGCCAAGCTCCGGCGGCGGTTCCCCGACGTACCCCCGGCCCGCCTGGACCTGCTGGATCCACGCACGTTCGACGCGGCGCTGCGGGGCGCGGGCGGGCTGTTCCTGCTCCGGCCGCCGCAGATCGCCCGCGTCGGGCCCACCCTGAACGCGCTCGTCGACGCCGCCGCCCGCCACGGCGTCGGGCACGTGGTGTTCGCCTCGGTCACCGGCGCCGACCGCAACCGGCTGGTGCCCCACCACCGGGTGGAGACGCACCTGCGCGCCGCCGGCCTGCCGTACACGATCCTGCGTCCGGGGTTCTTCGCCCAGAACCTGGCCGACGCCTACGGCCGGGACATCCGCGAGGACGACCGGATCTACCTGCCCGCCGGCAGCGGGCGGGCGGCGTTCGTCGACACCCGCGATCTCGGGGACGTCGCCGCCACGGTCTTCGCCGACCCGGTCGCGCACGGCGGCGCCGCCTACGCGCTGACCGGCCCCCAGGCGCTCGACTTCGACGAGGTGGCCGCCCTGCTCACCGAGGTACTCGGCCGGCCGGTCCGCTACCAGGCGGCCAGCGTCGGCGGCTACCTCCGACACCTCCGGCGGCGGGGGACGCCCCTGACGCAGGCGCTGGTGCAGGCCGTCCTGCACACCGGCCTGCGCCGCGGGCAGGCGGAGCGGGTCGACCCCACCCTGCCACGCCTGCTCGGCCGGCCACCGCGCACCCTGCGACAGTATGTGCAGGACCACCGGGACCGGTGGCGGACGGCGACAGGATGA
- a CDS encoding TetR/AcrR family transcriptional regulator: protein MRRTRAVVVTTALGLLAERGIAGTTIEAVAERSGVAKTTIYRHWDGQAALVFDAFDSIRRAPEDPDTGTLRGDLTDLLTGLAAALSEGAAAGLWFALVEAAERDPGLAALHRREAEARHGVILRVIRRGIGRGELPADTDPAEVLDLLAGPLFYRRATSGAPVDRSFAQRMVERVLRAYAP, encoded by the coding sequence GTGCGGCGCACACGCGCCGTGGTGGTCACCACCGCGCTGGGCCTGCTCGCCGAACGTGGCATCGCGGGAACCACCATCGAGGCCGTCGCCGAACGCTCCGGAGTGGCCAAGACGACGATCTACCGGCACTGGGACGGCCAGGCCGCCCTGGTGTTCGACGCCTTCGACAGCATCCGGCGTGCGCCCGAGGACCCCGACACCGGGACCCTGCGCGGCGACCTGACCGACCTGCTCACCGGCCTCGCCGCGGCGCTGTCCGAGGGCGCCGCGGCCGGGCTGTGGTTCGCGCTGGTCGAGGCCGCCGAACGCGACCCGGGCCTCGCCGCCCTGCACCGCCGCGAGGCCGAGGCGCGGCACGGCGTCATCCTCCGCGTCATCCGGCGGGGCATCGGCCGCGGTGAACTGCCCGCCGATACCGACCCCGCCGAGGTGCTCGACCTGCTCGCCGGCCCACTGTTCTACCGCCGGGCCACCTCCGGCGCCCCCGTCGACCGGTCCTTCGCGCAGCGCATGGTCGAACGGGTGCTGCGGGCCTACGCGCCCTGA
- a CDS encoding RNA polymerase sigma factor, whose protein sequence is MDAAGVEAVWRIESARIVAALTRFTGDFGLAEDATQEAVAEALVSWPLASPANPAGWVMATARRRAVDAIRRRATLQDRYAVLAADLAAGPPVDEAVDPDRIDDDVLALMFISCHPVLSPEVRVALTLRVVGGLSSEEIARAFLVPVPTVQARITRGKKTIAAAGVPFELPAAGERRERLGGVLSVLYVIFAEGSTATSGDRLLRPEVAYEAVRLARTLAALQPDEPEVHGLLALFELTAARFPARTGPDGSPILLEDQDRRRWDVAAIRRGLAALATASTRGLGPYGLQAAIAAAHASAPSVEATDWERIVVLYEALGRVAPSPVVELNRAVAVAMASGPAHGLAIVDELIAADRLPGSHLVPTVRGELLARLGRRPEARAELELAARLCANGRERSVLLRKAAALS, encoded by the coding sequence ATGGACGCGGCGGGCGTGGAGGCCGTCTGGCGGATCGAGTCGGCGCGGATCGTCGCCGCGTTGACCCGGTTCACGGGCGATTTCGGGCTGGCCGAGGACGCGACCCAGGAGGCGGTGGCCGAGGCGCTGGTGTCGTGGCCGCTCGCCTCTCCGGCCAATCCGGCCGGCTGGGTGATGGCCACGGCCCGGCGGCGGGCCGTCGACGCGATCCGCCGCCGGGCCACCCTCCAGGACCGGTACGCCGTGCTGGCAGCCGACCTGGCGGCCGGTCCGCCGGTTGACGAGGCGGTCGATCCCGACCGGATCGATGACGACGTGCTCGCGCTGATGTTCATCAGCTGCCACCCGGTGCTGTCCCCCGAGGTCCGGGTGGCGCTGACCCTGCGGGTGGTCGGTGGCCTGTCCAGCGAGGAGATCGCTCGCGCGTTCCTCGTACCCGTGCCGACCGTGCAGGCCCGGATCACCCGGGGCAAGAAGACGATCGCGGCGGCCGGGGTGCCGTTCGAGCTGCCGGCGGCCGGCGAGCGCCGGGAGCGGCTCGGCGGCGTGCTCAGCGTCCTTTACGTGATCTTCGCGGAGGGGTCGACGGCCACGTCGGGCGACCGGCTGCTGCGCCCCGAGGTCGCGTACGAGGCGGTCCGGCTGGCTCGTACGCTGGCCGCGCTGCAGCCCGACGAGCCCGAGGTGCACGGGCTGCTCGCCCTGTTCGAGCTGACGGCCGCGCGCTTCCCGGCCCGCACCGGCCCGGACGGCTCGCCGATCCTGCTGGAGGACCAGGACCGGCGACGGTGGGACGTCGCGGCGATCCGCCGTGGGTTGGCCGCGCTGGCCACGGCGTCGACTCGCGGCCTGGGCCCCTACGGCCTGCAGGCCGCGATCGCCGCCGCCCACGCCTCGGCGCCCTCGGTCGAGGCGACCGACTGGGAGCGGATCGTGGTGCTCTACGAGGCGCTCGGCCGGGTCGCACCGTCGCCGGTGGTCGAGCTCAACCGGGCCGTCGCCGTGGCCATGGCGTCGGGTCCGGCGCACGGCCTGGCCATCGTGGACGAGCTGATCGCCGCGGACCGGCTCCCCGGTTCGCATCTGGTGCCGACCGTACGCGGTGAGCTGCTGGCCCGGCTCGGACGGCGACCGGAAGCGCGCGCCGAGCTGGAGTTGGCGGCCCGGCTGTGCGCTAACGGGCGCGAACGGTCCGTGCTGCTGCGCAAGGCGGCCGCGCTGAGCTGA
- a CDS encoding YciI family protein produces the protein MPKYLLIMRGTDESNAAMMADIDQMMAATRQFIEETVKAGVLLAAEGLDDPGRGVVVDFSGEAPVVTDGPYGETRELFGGFFLLDVASKQEAVEWAKRVPAARGSKIEVRRVPGSDEVPQVDR, from the coding sequence ATGCCGAAGTACCTGCTGATCATGCGGGGCACCGACGAGTCGAACGCGGCCATGATGGCCGACATCGACCAGATGATGGCCGCGACCCGTCAGTTCATCGAGGAGACGGTCAAGGCCGGCGTTCTCCTCGCGGCCGAAGGGCTGGACGATCCGGGCCGGGGCGTCGTGGTCGACTTCAGCGGTGAGGCGCCGGTGGTCACGGACGGCCCGTACGGCGAGACCAGGGAACTGTTCGGCGGCTTCTTCCTGCTCGACGTCGCCTCGAAGCAGGAGGCGGTCGAATGGGCCAAGCGGGTCCCGGCGGCCCGCGGATCCAAGATCGAGGTCCGGCGGGTGCCCGGCAGCGACGAGGTCCCGCAGGTCGACAGGTGA
- a CDS encoding AMP-dependent synthetase/ligase yields MRGSIAVKPAVTGGESAGLADVVWENARRKPDMVQFLRPDPDIRSWPAQPGAADAVTCRQFRDDVLALARGLIAAGIEPGARVALMSRTRYEWTLVDYAVWTVGAVTVPVYDTSSAEQLAWILADSGAVACVVETSEHAAMLSGVRDRLPGLGQVWRIDAGDLVRVAARGRAVDEERVEARRGAVSGADVATIVYTSGTTGRPKGCVLTHRNIGLDVGNAVAALPELFHERASTVLFLPLAHAFARMIQVGMVQTRATMVHSASMSGVMDQLRRYRPTFVLAVPRVFERMYNRTQQKAIEKHQGRLFAVADRVAVRYSRALDRPSGPGRLLRLARRIFDLLVYRKLRAALGGRCRVAIVGGAPLGERLGHFFRGAGLTPLEGYGLTETSPALATNRPSAMRIGTVGRPLPGVELAIADDGEILARGDVVFQGYWHNPSATRAAFTADGWFRTGDLGTLDEDGYLRITGRTKEILVTAAGKHIVPAPMEDRVRADPLVSNCMLVGDAKPYAAALITIDPQAWQRWRTAHGHPGASVADLRDDPALRGEIQAVVDRANSSVSKAEAIKTFRILPHDFTEANGELTPTLKIKREVVAQHCAAEIEALYAGH; encoded by the coding sequence ATGCGGGGCAGCATCGCGGTGAAGCCGGCGGTGACCGGCGGCGAGTCGGCGGGGCTGGCCGACGTGGTCTGGGAGAACGCGCGCCGGAAACCGGACATGGTGCAGTTCCTGCGACCGGACCCGGACATCCGGTCGTGGCCCGCGCAGCCCGGCGCCGCGGACGCGGTGACCTGCCGACAGTTCCGCGACGACGTGCTGGCGTTGGCGCGCGGGCTGATCGCGGCGGGGATCGAGCCCGGGGCCCGCGTGGCGTTGATGAGCCGGACCCGCTACGAGTGGACCCTTGTCGACTACGCGGTGTGGACGGTCGGCGCGGTGACCGTCCCGGTGTACGACACCTCCAGCGCCGAGCAGCTGGCCTGGATCCTGGCCGACTCCGGCGCGGTGGCGTGCGTGGTCGAGACGTCCGAGCACGCCGCGATGCTGTCCGGCGTGCGCGACCGGCTGCCCGGGCTGGGGCAGGTGTGGCGGATCGACGCCGGCGACCTGGTGCGGGTGGCGGCCCGCGGCCGGGCGGTCGACGAGGAGCGGGTGGAGGCCCGCCGTGGCGCGGTGTCGGGCGCGGACGTGGCGACGATCGTCTACACCAGCGGGACGACGGGCCGGCCGAAGGGCTGCGTGCTGACGCACCGCAACATCGGTCTCGACGTCGGCAACGCGGTCGCGGCCCTGCCGGAGTTGTTCCACGAGCGGGCGTCGACGGTGCTCTTCCTCCCGTTGGCGCACGCGTTCGCCCGGATGATCCAGGTGGGGATGGTGCAGACCCGGGCCACGATGGTGCACAGCGCCAGCATGAGCGGCGTGATGGATCAGCTTCGCCGGTACCGGCCCACGTTCGTCCTCGCGGTGCCGCGCGTGTTCGAGAGGATGTACAACCGGACGCAGCAGAAGGCCATCGAGAAGCACCAGGGGCGCCTCTTCGCCGTCGCCGACCGGGTGGCCGTGCGGTACAGCCGGGCCCTCGACCGCCCGTCCGGCCCCGGCCGGCTGCTCCGGCTCGCGCGGCGGATCTTCGACCTGCTGGTCTACCGGAAGCTGCGGGCGGCGCTCGGCGGACGCTGCCGGGTCGCGATCGTCGGCGGCGCCCCGCTCGGTGAGCGGCTCGGGCACTTCTTCCGCGGCGCCGGTCTGACGCCGCTGGAGGGGTACGGGTTGACCGAGACCTCCCCGGCGCTGGCGACGAACCGGCCGTCGGCCATGCGCATCGGCACGGTCGGCAGGCCGCTGCCGGGCGTCGAGTTGGCGATCGCCGACGACGGGGAGATCCTCGCCCGCGGCGACGTCGTGTTCCAGGGCTACTGGCACAACCCGTCCGCCACCCGCGCGGCGTTCACCGCCGACGGCTGGTTCCGCACCGGCGACCTGGGCACCCTCGATGAGGACGGCTATCTGCGCATCACGGGTCGTACCAAGGAGATCCTCGTGACCGCGGCGGGCAAGCACATCGTGCCGGCACCGATGGAGGATCGGGTACGCGCCGACCCGCTGGTCAGCAACTGCATGCTCGTCGGCGACGCCAAGCCGTACGCCGCCGCGCTGATCACCATCGACCCGCAGGCCTGGCAGCGGTGGCGGACCGCGCACGGCCATCCGGGCGCCTCGGTGGCGGACCTGCGCGACGACCCCGCCCTGCGCGGCGAGATCCAGGCCGTGGTCGACCGGGCGAACAGCTCGGTCTCCAAGGCGGAGGCGATCAAGACCTTCCGCATCCTGCCCCACGACTTCACCGAGGCCAACGGCGAGCTGACCCCCACCTTGAAGATCAAACGGGAGGTGGTGGCGCAGCACTGCGCCGCCGAGATCGAGGCCCTCTACGCCGGCCACTAG
- a CDS encoding GNAT family N-acetyltransferase, translating into MLREPEARDRATFIELLASPEVHTYLGGPRPRDELERELPEAPGRWPGSFVVDLDGAMIGRILLRRATEHRRAAAVGKADLGYLFLPRAWGFGYAAEACAAALHWFDGVLPGEPVVLTTQTANTRSIRLAAKLGFIEVERFWAWDAEQWLGLRPPATPPA; encoded by the coding sequence GTGCTCCGTGAGCCCGAGGCCCGGGACCGTGCGACGTTCATCGAGCTGCTGGCGTCGCCGGAGGTGCACACCTACCTCGGCGGTCCCCGCCCGCGTGACGAGCTGGAGCGCGAGTTGCCGGAGGCACCCGGGCGGTGGCCCGGGAGTTTCGTCGTCGATCTCGACGGGGCGATGATCGGCCGGATCCTGCTCCGGAGGGCGACGGAGCACCGGCGCGCGGCTGCCGTGGGCAAGGCCGACCTCGGTTACCTGTTCCTGCCGCGGGCATGGGGATTCGGGTACGCCGCCGAGGCGTGCGCGGCGGCACTCCACTGGTTCGACGGCGTCCTCCCGGGCGAGCCGGTGGTGCTCACCACCCAGACCGCCAATACGCGCTCGATACGCCTCGCGGCGAAGCTGGGGTTCATCGAGGTGGAGCGGTTCTGGGCCTGGGACGCCGAGCAGTGGCTCGGCCTGCGCCCGCCGGCCACGCCGCCTGCGTGA
- a CDS encoding PQQ-dependent sugar dehydrogenase: MKRRLALAVAGLTTTALVATPTVATAAPDAAAPPPDSDFQKVTLNDSPGEPMDLAVLPDNRVLHVTRAGEVWLHDPTTGRNTVAATLDVYRHDEEGLQNVAIDPNFGRAGNNWVYLYYSPPMDTPVDDPSTPDVNEGDAPAWGTAADFAKFKGALRLSRFRLVKDKLDLSTEQQILDVPVDRGICCHVGGDIAFDAAGNLYLSTGDDTNPFESGGYSPLDERPGRNPAYDAQRTAANTNDLRGKILRITVGANGGYRIPDGNLFPQGTAGTRPEIYLMGLRNPFRIELNRETGDLYVGDYSPDAGAPDPLRGPAGHGKWLAARKAGNYGWPYCATAQLPYVDYDFATGQSGAPFNCAAPVNDSPHNTGLRQLPPVEQPQVWYTYGPSAQFPELGTGGIGPMAGPAYQFSPPTTRGRAPVAWPAHYDGMPLFHEWTRDYVKGFRLDADGDLTGIEPVLPSITFDNPMDLEFGPDGALYVLEYGDGYFSENPDAQLARIDYTGWTGNHTPIPQVSATPTNGVAPLTVTFSSEGTTDYDGDRLTYAWDFDNDGKVDSRAANPTFTYRKNGLYNATLNVSDPGGLSASASVRIVVGNAAPVVELVKPADGQPFAFGDTVQFEVRVTDDQPVDCSQVTVTYVLGHDQHGHPQTTASGCTGSIQTTVPSGHDPAHDNLTAVFVASYTDAGGDGLPSLSGSDQVVLVPTA, encoded by the coding sequence ATGAAGAGACGACTCGCGCTCGCCGTAGCGGGTCTGACGACCACGGCACTCGTCGCCACCCCCACCGTCGCGACGGCCGCGCCCGACGCGGCCGCTCCCCCGCCGGACAGCGACTTCCAGAAGGTCACCCTCAACGACAGTCCGGGCGAGCCGATGGACCTCGCGGTGCTGCCCGACAACCGGGTGCTGCACGTGACCCGTGCCGGTGAGGTCTGGTTGCACGACCCCACCACCGGCCGCAACACGGTCGCCGCCACCCTGGACGTCTACCGGCACGACGAGGAGGGCCTGCAGAACGTCGCCATCGACCCCAACTTCGGCAGGGCCGGCAACAACTGGGTCTACCTGTACTACTCCCCGCCCATGGACACCCCGGTCGACGACCCGTCGACTCCGGACGTCAACGAGGGCGACGCGCCGGCCTGGGGCACGGCCGCGGACTTCGCGAAGTTCAAGGGGGCCCTGCGGCTCTCCCGGTTCCGGCTGGTCAAGGACAAGCTGGACCTCTCCACCGAGCAGCAGATCCTCGACGTGCCGGTCGACCGGGGCATCTGCTGCCACGTCGGCGGCGACATCGCCTTCGACGCCGCGGGCAACCTGTACCTGTCCACGGGTGACGACACCAACCCGTTCGAGTCCGGCGGCTACTCGCCGCTGGACGAGCGTCCCGGCCGCAACCCGGCGTACGACGCGCAGCGCACCGCGGCCAACACCAACGACCTGCGCGGCAAGATCCTGCGCATCACGGTCGGCGCCAACGGCGGGTACCGCATCCCGGACGGCAACCTCTTCCCGCAGGGCACGGCCGGCACCCGGCCGGAGATCTACCTCATGGGCCTGCGCAACCCGTTCCGGATCGAGCTGAACCGCGAGACCGGCGACCTGTACGTCGGCGACTACTCGCCGGACGCGGGCGCGCCCGATCCGCTGCGCGGGCCGGCGGGGCACGGCAAGTGGCTGGCCGCCCGCAAGGCGGGCAACTACGGCTGGCCGTACTGCGCGACCGCGCAACTGCCGTACGTGGACTACGACTTCGCCACCGGCCAGTCGGGGGCGCCGTTCAACTGCGCCGCGCCGGTCAACGACTCGCCGCACAACACCGGGCTGCGCCAGCTTCCGCCCGTGGAACAGCCGCAGGTCTGGTACACCTACGGTCCCTCGGCGCAGTTCCCCGAGTTGGGCACCGGCGGCATCGGCCCGATGGCCGGGCCGGCGTACCAGTTCTCGCCGCCGACCACCCGGGGGCGCGCGCCGGTGGCGTGGCCCGCCCACTACGACGGCATGCCGCTGTTCCACGAGTGGACGCGGGACTACGTGAAGGGCTTCCGGCTGGACGCCGACGGCGACCTGACCGGGATCGAGCCGGTGCTTCCCTCGATCACCTTCGACAACCCGATGGACCTGGAGTTCGGCCCGGACGGCGCGCTCTACGTGCTGGAGTACGGCGACGGCTACTTCAGCGAGAACCCGGACGCGCAGCTGGCCCGGATCGACTACACCGGCTGGACGGGCAACCACACCCCGATCCCCCAGGTCTCGGCCACACCCACGAACGGGGTCGCCCCGCTGACCGTCACGTTCTCCAGCGAGGGCACCACCGACTACGACGGCGACCGGCTGACGTACGCGTGGGACTTTGACAACGACGGCAAGGTCGACTCGCGGGCGGCGAACCCGACGTTCACGTACCGGAAGAACGGTCTGTACAACGCGACGCTCAACGTGAGCGACCCGGGCGGTCTCTCGGCCTCCGCCTCGGTCCGGATCGTGGTCGGCAACGCCGCGCCCGTGGTCGAGCTGGTCAAGCCGGCCGACGGCCAGCCCTTCGCCTTCGGCGACACCGTCCAGTTCGAGGTACGGGTGACCGACGACCAGCCGGTGGACTGCTCCCAGGTCACCGTCACCTACGTCCTCGGCCACGACCAGCACGGACACCCGCAGACCACCGCAAGCGGCTGCACCGGCTCGATCCAGACGACGGTGCCCTCCGGCCACGACCCGGCGCACGACAACCTGACCGCGGTGTTCGTCGCGTCCTACACCGACGCCGGCGGTGACGGCCTGCCGTCCCTGTCCGGCAGCGACCAGGTCGTCCTGGTCCCCACCGCATAA
- a CDS encoding sugar phosphate isomerase/epimerase family protein → MCYGHDGMAALRRSVDRRSLLRGSLATLAGVGLAASGVGATAASATIHSTGRHHVPPGLISIQLWTVRDALWGSPGYDATLTHLARIGYPRVELALGYFGRTAAQLRQFLDGIGIKASSSHDGISADTAGLEQKIQNAVTLGQQFMVVPYLYSESADEWKRWAEQMNVEAAAARAAGLRYGYHNHAHEFTIDLGGGKRPWDVLTAELDPKLVHLEVDLYWAVTGGINSGDGVADPEGFTLDVIRSAPQRVLQYHVKDRDASTGDMADLGTGMIDFARIFREHSVLEYIVENDTPDVTPQQTAEVGYRYLRKLRY, encoded by the coding sequence ATGTGTTACGGACACGACGGGATGGCCGCGCTGCGGCGCTCCGTTGACCGGCGCAGCCTGCTGCGCGGCTCACTCGCCACCCTCGCCGGCGTGGGGCTCGCGGCGTCCGGCGTCGGCGCGACGGCCGCCTCGGCCACCATCCACAGCACCGGCCGGCACCACGTACCCCCGGGCCTGATCAGCATCCAGCTGTGGACCGTGCGCGACGCCCTGTGGGGCTCGCCCGGCTACGACGCCACCCTCACCCACCTCGCCCGCATCGGGTACCCGCGCGTGGAGCTGGCCCTCGGCTACTTCGGTCGGACCGCCGCCCAGCTGCGCCAGTTCCTCGACGGCATCGGCATCAAGGCCAGCTCCAGCCACGACGGGATCAGCGCCGACACCGCCGGGCTGGAGCAGAAGATCCAGAACGCGGTCACCCTGGGCCAGCAGTTCATGGTGGTGCCCTACCTGTACTCCGAGAGCGCCGACGAGTGGAAGCGCTGGGCGGAGCAGATGAACGTGGAGGCCGCCGCGGCGCGGGCGGCCGGCCTGCGCTACGGCTACCACAACCACGCCCACGAGTTCACCATCGACCTCGGCGGCGGCAAGCGGCCCTGGGACGTATTGACCGCGGAACTCGACCCGAAGCTCGTGCACCTGGAGGTCGACCTCTACTGGGCGGTCACCGGCGGCATCAACTCCGGCGACGGCGTCGCGGATCCCGAGGGCTTCACCCTGGACGTCATCCGCTCCGCGCCGCAGCGCGTCCTCCAGTACCACGTCAAGGACCGCGACGCATCGACCGGCGACATGGCGGACCTGGGCACCGGGATGATCGACTTCGCCCGGATCTTCCGGGAGCACTCGGTGCTGGAGTACATCGTCGAGAACGACACCCCCGACGTGACGCCGCAGCAGACGGCCGAGGTCGGCTACCGCTACCTGCGCAAGCTGCGGTACTGA
- the ggt gene encoding gamma-glutamyltransferase, with protein sequence MRLRALVTATITLATLMAANTVPAQAKPAAPPKEPVAVGYGGAVSTVDATATAVGLQVLRRGGNAVDAAVAAAATLGVTEPFSAGIGGGGFFVYYDATSRRVHTIDGREAGPASMSETTFVDPATGAPYRFDEARISGLSVGVPGTLLTWQDALDRWGTQSLAQLLTPAARVAEDGFPVDETFAGQVAGNQAAFGQFSSTSALYLPGGQPPAVGSTFRNPDLAETYRLIAKRGTDVLYRGEVGRDVVATVQHPPVAAQPIGSWPYPIRPAGMTAADLAAYRTRFPEPTRSDYRGLEVYGMSTPSSGGTAVGEALNILEQFDLRSMTATQAMHHYLEASALSFADRNRYVGDHTPQNVLRELLSDAYAKERACLIDPSAALPKPVAPGVPDGAYGGCSAAAVADVRDDRTGTTNLTVADRWGNVVEYTLTIEATGGNGMVVPGRGFLLNNELTDFNFAPTQGTAPDPNLPGPGKRPRSSMSPTIVLADGRPFLAVGSPGGATIITTVLQTLVNRIDRGMTLPQALAAPRASQRNGASTQAEPAFITGYATGLPPGHALSPTAEIGAATGIEFLPDGRLVAAAEPVRRGGGAAAVVGRWARD encoded by the coding sequence ATGAGACTTCGGGCCCTCGTCACCGCGACCATCACCCTGGCCACGCTCATGGCCGCGAACACGGTTCCCGCCCAGGCCAAGCCTGCCGCACCGCCGAAGGAGCCCGTGGCCGTCGGCTACGGGGGAGCGGTCTCCACCGTGGACGCCACCGCCACGGCCGTCGGCCTGCAGGTGCTGCGGCGCGGCGGCAACGCGGTCGACGCGGCGGTCGCCGCCGCCGCGACGCTCGGCGTCACCGAACCCTTCTCGGCCGGCATCGGCGGCGGGGGATTCTTCGTCTACTACGACGCGACGAGCCGGCGGGTGCACACCATCGACGGCCGGGAGGCCGGACCCGCCTCGATGAGCGAGACCACCTTCGTCGACCCGGCCACCGGAGCGCCGTACCGGTTCGACGAGGCCCGGATCAGCGGCCTGTCGGTCGGCGTCCCGGGCACCCTGCTCACCTGGCAGGACGCGCTGGACCGGTGGGGCACCCAGTCGCTCGCGCAGCTGCTCACGCCCGCCGCGCGCGTCGCCGAGGACGGCTTCCCCGTCGACGAGACCTTCGCCGGTCAGGTCGCCGGGAACCAGGCGGCGTTCGGCCAGTTCAGCTCGACCAGCGCGCTGTACCTGCCCGGCGGGCAGCCGCCGGCGGTCGGCAGCACCTTCCGCAACCCGGACCTCGCCGAGACGTACCGGCTGATCGCCAAGCGGGGCACCGACGTCCTCTACCGCGGCGAGGTCGGCCGCGACGTGGTCGCGACCGTGCAGCACCCGCCGGTGGCGGCGCAGCCGATCGGCTCGTGGCCGTACCCCATCCGCCCCGCCGGCATGACCGCCGCCGACCTGGCCGCGTACCGCACCCGCTTCCCCGAGCCGACCCGGTCGGACTACCGCGGCCTCGAGGTGTACGGCATGTCCACCCCGTCCAGCGGCGGCACCGCCGTGGGGGAGGCGCTCAACATCCTCGAACAGTTCGACCTGCGCTCCATGACCGCGACCCAGGCGATGCACCATTACCTGGAGGCCAGCGCGCTGTCGTTCGCCGACCGCAACCGGTACGTCGGCGACCACACCCCGCAGAACGTGCTCCGCGAGCTGCTCAGCGACGCGTACGCCAAGGAGCGGGCCTGCCTGATCGACCCGTCGGCGGCGCTGCCCAAGCCGGTCGCGCCCGGCGTCCCCGATGGCGCCTACGGCGGCTGCTCGGCGGCGGCGGTCGCCGACGTCCGCGACGACCGCACCGGCACCACCAACCTGACCGTGGCCGACCGGTGGGGCAACGTGGTGGAGTACACGCTGACCATCGAGGCGACCGGCGGCAACGGCATGGTCGTGCCCGGCCGGGGCTTCCTGCTCAACAACGAGCTGACCGACTTCAACTTCGCGCCGACGCAGGGCACCGCGCCCGACCCGAACCTCCCGGGGCCGGGCAAGCGCCCGCGCAGCTCCATGTCACCCACGATCGTGCTGGCCGACGGACGGCCGTTCCTGGCCGTCGGCTCGCCCGGCGGCGCGACGATCATCACCACCGTCCTGCAGACGCTGGTGAACCGGATCGACCGGGGCATGACGCTGCCGCAGGCCCTCGCCGCGCCGCGCGCGTCGCAGCGCAACGGCGCCAGCACCCAGGCGGAGCCGGCCTTCATCACCGGGTACGCCACCGGCCTCCCGCCGGGCCACGCCCTCTCGCCCACCGCGGAGATCGGCGCGGCGACCGGTATCGAGTTCCTGCCCGACGGCCGGCTGGTCGCGGCGGCCGAGCCCGTACGCCGGGGCGGCGGCGCGGCGGCCGTCGTCGGCCGCTGGGCGCGCGACTGA